One part of the Capra hircus breed San Clemente chromosome 4, ASM170441v1, whole genome shotgun sequence genome encodes these proteins:
- the SSMEM1 gene encoding serine-rich single-pass membrane protein 1, whose translation MGDLFSLFWEVDPPAIPISFTIPNQDYECRKDDSCGVIGNFLLWYFVIILVLMFFSRASIWMSEKKKDEDNGTSTSPSKESKDISNKRRGKEGAWDSLQMMKKPKQSQLTPVTDSEVALVNACLEQRRARRYSEFSQVNRTQHDSDTTECDSEESNSGASSWKESESEPHPSPASIKKRKTTQRQRNMGGYQIRERPCLHCKAMRTNEWLTRHFLQNASVTSSMKGDENFGPDIKTKFSKF comes from the exons ATGGgagatcttttttctttattttgggaggtGGATCCTCCCGCCATTCCTATAAGTTTTACCATTCCAAATCAAGATTATGAATGCCGGAAGGATGACTCTTGTGGGGTAATAGGGAACTTCCTGCTTTGGTATTTTGTCATTATACTGGTCCTGATGTTCTTCTCTCGGGCTTCTATCTGG ATGTCTGAGAAGAAAAAGGATGAAGACAATGGGACAAGTACTTCACCAAGTAAAG AAAGCAAAGATATTTCCAATAAGCGGCGAGGCAAAGAGGGTGCCTGGGATTCTTTGCAAATGATGAAAAAACCAAAGCAGAGCCAACTTACCCCTGTAACTGACTCAGAAGTGGCTTTGGTCAATGCCTGTCTTGAACAAAGACGAGCAAGGCGCTATTCTGAATTCAGTCAAGTGAATCGGACCCAACATGACAGTGATACAACTGAGTGTGACAGTGAAGAATCTAACTCTGGAGCCTCCTCATGgaaggagagtgaaagtgaaCCCCACCCATCACCAGCCAGtattaagaagagaaaaacaactcaGAGGCAAAGGAATATGGGAGGTTACCAAATCAGGGAAAGGCCCTGCCTCCACTGCAAAGCCATGAGAACCAATGAATGGCTGACTCGCCATTTCCTTCAAAATGCTTCAGTAACAAGCTCAATGAAGGGAGATGAAAATTTTGGACCTGATATTAAGACAAAATTCAGTAAATTCTGA
- the TMEM209 gene encoding transmembrane protein 209 isoform X1, which yields MWPDHLLPVVEGRKEAIGVAKMQGEPNPSASLIDRTIKMRRETEARKVVLAWGLLNVSMAGMIYTEMTGKLISSYYNVTYWPLWYIELALASLFSLNALFDFWRYFKYTVAPTSLVVSPGQQTLLGLKTAVVQTTPPRDLAAAQIPPSPPSSIQGQSVLSYSPSRSPSTSPKFTTSCITGYSPQLQGLSSGGSGSYSPGVTYSPISGYNKLASYSPSPSSPYPTTVGPVESSGLRSRYRSSPTVYNSPTDKEDYMTDLRTLDTFLRSEEEKQHRVKLGSPDSTSPSTSPTFWNYNRSVGDYAQTLKKFQYQLACRSQAPCANKDEADLSSKQAAEEVWARVTMNRQLLDHMDSWTAKFRNWINETILVPLVQEIESVSTQMRRMGCPELQIGEASITSLKQAALVKAPLIPTLNTIVQYLDLTPNQEYLFDRIKELSQGGCMSSFRWNRGGDFKGRKWDTDLPTDSAIVMHVFCTYLDSRLPPHPKYPDGKTFTSQHFVQTPNKPDVTNENVFCIYQSAVNPPHYELTYQRHVYNLPKGRNNMFHTLLMFLYIIKTKESGMLGRVNLGLSGVNILWIFGE from the exons ATGTGGCCAGACCACCTACTGCCCGTagtggaagggaggaaagaagccATAGGAGTTGCTAAA ATGCAAGGGGAGCCAAACCCAAGTGCTTCCCTTATTGACAGAACCATCAAGAtgagaagagaaacagaagctAGGAAGGTGGTTTTAGCCTGGGGACTCCTAAATGTGTCTATGGCTGGAATGATATATACTGAAAT gaCTGGAAAATTGATTAGTTCTTATTATAATGTGACATATTGGCCCCTCTGGTATATAG AGCTTGCCCTTGCATCTCTCTTCAGTCTAAACGCCCTATTTGACTTTTGGAGGTATTTCAAATACACTGTGGCACCAACAAGTCTGGTTGTTAGCCCTGGACAGCAAACACTTTTAGGGTTGAAAACAGCTG TTGTACAGACTACTCCTCCACGTGATCTGGCAGCAGCCCAAATCCCCCCCTCTCCACCTTCTTCAATTCAGGGTCAGAGTGTGTTAAGTTATAGCCCATCTCGCTCACCCAGTACCAGCCCCAAGTTCACCACCAGCTGTATAACTGGATATAGCCCTCAGCTGCAGGGTCTGTCGTCAGGTGGCAGTGGTTCTTACAGCCCCGGAGTGACCTACTCACCCATCAGTGGTTATAACAAG ctggcaagctatagtccctCTCCTTCTTCTCCGTATCCTACCACTGTTGGTCCAGTGGAGAGCAGTGGATTGAGATCTCGCTACCGTTCCTCACCTACCGTCTACAACTCCCCTACTGACAAAGAAGACTACATGACTGACCTGCGAACCTTGGATACTTTCCTtagaagtgaagaagaaaaacagcATAGAGTTAAGCTGG GAAGCCCAGATTCTACGTCGCCGTCCACCAGTCCTACTTTCTGGAACTACAATCGTTCTGTGGGGGATTATGCACAGACTTTGAAGAAGTTTCAGTATCAGCTTGCCTGTAGGTCTCAGGCGCCATGTGCTAACAAAGATGAAGCCGATCTCAGCTCTAAACAAGCTGCAGAGGAG gtTTGGGCAAGAGTAACTATGAATAGACAACTTCTTGATCATATGGATTCATGGACAGCTAAGTTCAGAAAT TGGATCAACGAGACAATATTAGTGCCGCTTGTGCAAGAGATTGAGTCTGTCAGCACGCAGATGAGGCGAATGGGTTGTCCAGAGCTGCAAATAGGAG AGGCTAGTATTACTAGCTTGAAACAGGCTGCTCTGGTCAAAGCTCCACTCATTCCAACTCTGAATACAATCGTGCAGTATCTAGACCTCACTCCAAATCAGGAATACTTGTTTGACAGGATCAAAG AACTTTCTCAGGGAGGCTGTATGAGCTCGTTTCGATGGAATAGAGGTGGAGACTTTAAAGGTCGCAAGTGGGATACAGACCTGCCCACGGATTCTGCT ATCGTCATGCATGTATTTTGCACCTACCTTGATTCCAGATTACCTCCACATCCTAAATATCCTGatggaaaaacatttacttctcagCACTTTGTTCAGACACCAAATAAACCAG ATGTGACAAATGAGAACGTTTTCTGCATTTATCAGAGTGCTGTCAACCCTCCCCATTATGAGCTCACCTACCAGCGCCATGTCTACAATCTTCCAAAG GGCCGAAATAATATGTTTCATACACTGTTGATGTTCCTCTACATTATAAAAACCAAAGAGTCAGGAATGCTTGG gagaGTTAATCTTGGCCTCTCTGGTGTGAATATTTTGTGGATTTTTGGAGAGTAG
- the TMEM209 gene encoding transmembrane protein 209 isoform X2, with protein MQGEPNPSASLIDRTIKMRRETEARKVVLAWGLLNVSMAGMIYTEMTGKLISSYYNVTYWPLWYIELALASLFSLNALFDFWRYFKYTVAPTSLVVSPGQQTLLGLKTAVVQTTPPRDLAAAQIPPSPPSSIQGQSVLSYSPSRSPSTSPKFTTSCITGYSPQLQGLSSGGSGSYSPGVTYSPISGYNKLASYSPSPSSPYPTTVGPVESSGLRSRYRSSPTVYNSPTDKEDYMTDLRTLDTFLRSEEEKQHRVKLGSPDSTSPSTSPTFWNYNRSVGDYAQTLKKFQYQLACRSQAPCANKDEADLSSKQAAEEVWARVTMNRQLLDHMDSWTAKFRNWINETILVPLVQEIESVSTQMRRMGCPELQIGEASITSLKQAALVKAPLIPTLNTIVQYLDLTPNQEYLFDRIKELSQGGCMSSFRWNRGGDFKGRKWDTDLPTDSAIVMHVFCTYLDSRLPPHPKYPDGKTFTSQHFVQTPNKPDVTNENVFCIYQSAVNPPHYELTYQRHVYNLPKGRNNMFHTLLMFLYIIKTKESGMLGRVNLGLSGVNILWIFGE; from the exons ATGCAAGGGGAGCCAAACCCAAGTGCTTCCCTTATTGACAGAACCATCAAGAtgagaagagaaacagaagctAGGAAGGTGGTTTTAGCCTGGGGACTCCTAAATGTGTCTATGGCTGGAATGATATATACTGAAAT gaCTGGAAAATTGATTAGTTCTTATTATAATGTGACATATTGGCCCCTCTGGTATATAG AGCTTGCCCTTGCATCTCTCTTCAGTCTAAACGCCCTATTTGACTTTTGGAGGTATTTCAAATACACTGTGGCACCAACAAGTCTGGTTGTTAGCCCTGGACAGCAAACACTTTTAGGGTTGAAAACAGCTG TTGTACAGACTACTCCTCCACGTGATCTGGCAGCAGCCCAAATCCCCCCCTCTCCACCTTCTTCAATTCAGGGTCAGAGTGTGTTAAGTTATAGCCCATCTCGCTCACCCAGTACCAGCCCCAAGTTCACCACCAGCTGTATAACTGGATATAGCCCTCAGCTGCAGGGTCTGTCGTCAGGTGGCAGTGGTTCTTACAGCCCCGGAGTGACCTACTCACCCATCAGTGGTTATAACAAG ctggcaagctatagtccctCTCCTTCTTCTCCGTATCCTACCACTGTTGGTCCAGTGGAGAGCAGTGGATTGAGATCTCGCTACCGTTCCTCACCTACCGTCTACAACTCCCCTACTGACAAAGAAGACTACATGACTGACCTGCGAACCTTGGATACTTTCCTtagaagtgaagaagaaaaacagcATAGAGTTAAGCTGG GAAGCCCAGATTCTACGTCGCCGTCCACCAGTCCTACTTTCTGGAACTACAATCGTTCTGTGGGGGATTATGCACAGACTTTGAAGAAGTTTCAGTATCAGCTTGCCTGTAGGTCTCAGGCGCCATGTGCTAACAAAGATGAAGCCGATCTCAGCTCTAAACAAGCTGCAGAGGAG gtTTGGGCAAGAGTAACTATGAATAGACAACTTCTTGATCATATGGATTCATGGACAGCTAAGTTCAGAAAT TGGATCAACGAGACAATATTAGTGCCGCTTGTGCAAGAGATTGAGTCTGTCAGCACGCAGATGAGGCGAATGGGTTGTCCAGAGCTGCAAATAGGAG AGGCTAGTATTACTAGCTTGAAACAGGCTGCTCTGGTCAAAGCTCCACTCATTCCAACTCTGAATACAATCGTGCAGTATCTAGACCTCACTCCAAATCAGGAATACTTGTTTGACAGGATCAAAG AACTTTCTCAGGGAGGCTGTATGAGCTCGTTTCGATGGAATAGAGGTGGAGACTTTAAAGGTCGCAAGTGGGATACAGACCTGCCCACGGATTCTGCT ATCGTCATGCATGTATTTTGCACCTACCTTGATTCCAGATTACCTCCACATCCTAAATATCCTGatggaaaaacatttacttctcagCACTTTGTTCAGACACCAAATAAACCAG ATGTGACAAATGAGAACGTTTTCTGCATTTATCAGAGTGCTGTCAACCCTCCCCATTATGAGCTCACCTACCAGCGCCATGTCTACAATCTTCCAAAG GGCCGAAATAATATGTTTCATACACTGTTGATGTTCCTCTACATTATAAAAACCAAAGAGTCAGGAATGCTTGG gagaGTTAATCTTGGCCTCTCTGGTGTGAATATTTTGTGGATTTTTGGAGAGTAG